In Cygnus atratus isolate AKBS03 ecotype Queensland, Australia chromosome 5, CAtr_DNAZoo_HiC_assembly, whole genome shotgun sequence, a single window of DNA contains:
- the SYT7 gene encoding synaptotagmin-7 isoform X5, producing the protein MYLDPEAASAGAPSRDVILVSAIITVSLSVTIVLCGICQWCQRRLGKRYKTSLETVGTPDSSRGRSEKKTIKLPASGKAVNTAPVPGQTQNDESDRKTEPRSSVSDLVNSLTSEMLMLSPGSEDDEGHDGSSRENLGRIQFSVGYNFQESTLTVKIMKAQELPAKDFSGTSDPFVKIYLLPDKKHKLETKVKRKNLNPHWNETFLFEGFPYEKVVQRVLYLQVLDYDRFSRNDPIGEVSIPLNKVDLTQMQTFWKDLKPCSDGSGSRGELLLSLCYNPSANSIVVNIIKARNLKAMDIGGTSDPYVKVWLMYKDKRVEKKKTVVMKRCLNPVFNESFSFDIPTERLRETTIVITVMDKDRLSRNDVIGKIYLSWKSGPGEVKHWKDMIARPRQAVAQWHQLKA; encoded by the exons GGGCCCCCTCCCGCGATGTCATCCTCGTCTCAGCCATCATCACCGTCAGCCTTAGCGTCACCATCGTCCTGTGTGGCATCTGCCAGTGGTGCCAGCGCAGACTG GGAAAGCGTTACAAGACGTCCCTGGAGACCGTGGGGACCCCAGACTCCAGCCGAGGCCGCAGCGAGAAGAAAACCATCAA GTTGCCAGCCAGCGGCAAGGCGGTGAACACCGCACCCGTGCCCGGGCAGACGCAGAATGACGAGTCCGACCGCAAGACGGAGCCGCGCTCCTCTGTCTCCGACCTGGTGAACTCCCTGACCAGCGAGATGCTCATG CTCTCCCCGGGCTCTGAGGACGATGAGGGCCACGATGGCTCCAGCCGGGAGAACCTGGGCCGCATCCAGTTCAGCGTCGGCTACAACTTCCAGGAGTCCACCTTGACTGTCAAGATCATGAAGGCCCAGGAGCTGCCGGCCAAGGACTTCAGCGGCACCAGCGACCCCTTCGTCAAGATCTACCTGCTCCCTGACAAGAAGCACAAGCTGGAGACCAAGGTGAAGCGGAAGAACCTGAACCCACACTGGAATGAGACCTTCCTCTTTGAAG GGTTCCCCTATGAGAAGGTGGTGCAGCGGGTGCTGTACCTCCAGGTGCTGGACTACGACCGCTTCAGCCGTAACGACCCCATCGGGGAGGTGTCCATCCCCCTCAACAAGGTGGACCTCACCCAGATGCAGACCTTCTGGAAGGACCTGAAGCCGTGCAGCGACGGCAGC GGAAGCcgcggggagctgctgctgtcgCTGTGCTACAACCCCTCCGCCAACTCCATCGTGGTGAACATCATCAAAGCACGGAACCTCAAAGCCATGGACATCGGGGGCACGTCAG ACCCCTACGTGAAGGTGTGGCTGATGTACAAGGACAAGCGGGTGGAGAAGAAGAAGACGGTGGTGATGAAGCGGTGCCTGAACCCCGTCTTCAACGAGTCCTTCTCCTTCGACATCCCCACGGAGCGGCTGCGCGAGACGACCATCGTCATCACCGTCATggacaaggacaggctgagccGCAACGATGTCATCGGCAAG ATCTACCTGTCCTGGAAGAGCGGCCCCGGCGAGGTGAAGCACTGGAAGGACATGATCGCCCGGCCCCGGCAGGCGGTGGCACAGTGGCACCAGCTGAAAGcctga
- the SYT7 gene encoding synaptotagmin-7 isoform X3 — translation MYLDPEAASAGAPSRDVILVSAIITVSLSVTIVLCGICQWCQRRLGKRYKTSLETVGTPDSSRGRSEKKTINGSLLSGAKLTASATAGLAGERDGRPGEKQRGGEDGMRSSISAHSEPSMGKAARGRWHTVQSHLAAGKLSLSKLPASGKAVNTAPVPGQTQNDESDRKTEPRSSVSDLVNSLTSEMLMLSPGSEDDEGHDGSSRENLGRIQFSVGYNFQESTLTVKIMKAQELPAKDFSGTSDPFVKIYLLPDKKHKLETKVKRKNLNPHWNETFLFEGFPYEKVVQRVLYLQVLDYDRFSRNDPIGEVSIPLNKVDLTQMQTFWKDLKPCSDGSGSRGELLLSLCYNPSANSIVVNIIKARNLKAMDIGGTSDPYVKVWLMYKDKRVEKKKTVVMKRCLNPVFNESFSFDIPTERLRETTIVITVMDKDRLSRNDVIGKIYLSWKSGPGEVKHWKDMIARPRQAVAQWHQLKA, via the exons GGGCCCCCTCCCGCGATGTCATCCTCGTCTCAGCCATCATCACCGTCAGCCTTAGCGTCACCATCGTCCTGTGTGGCATCTGCCAGTGGTGCCAGCGCAGACTG GGAAAGCGTTACAAGACGTCCCTGGAGACCGTGGGGACCCCAGACTCCAGCCGAGGCCGCAGCGAGAAGAAAACCATCAA TGGCTCTCTGTTATCAGGGGCTAAGCTGACAGCGTCGGCCACCGCGGGGTTGGCGGGGGAGCGCGACGGCCGCCCCGGGGAGAAGCAGCGCGGCGGCGAGGACGGCATGAGGAGCAGCATCTCTGCCCACAGCGAGCCCAGCATGGGGAAGGCGGCGAGGGGCCGCTGGCACACGGTGCAGAGCCACTTGGCTGCAGGGAAGCTCAGCCTGTCCAA GTTGCCAGCCAGCGGCAAGGCGGTGAACACCGCACCCGTGCCCGGGCAGACGCAGAATGACGAGTCCGACCGCAAGACGGAGCCGCGCTCCTCTGTCTCCGACCTGGTGAACTCCCTGACCAGCGAGATGCTCATG CTCTCCCCGGGCTCTGAGGACGATGAGGGCCACGATGGCTCCAGCCGGGAGAACCTGGGCCGCATCCAGTTCAGCGTCGGCTACAACTTCCAGGAGTCCACCTTGACTGTCAAGATCATGAAGGCCCAGGAGCTGCCGGCCAAGGACTTCAGCGGCACCAGCGACCCCTTCGTCAAGATCTACCTGCTCCCTGACAAGAAGCACAAGCTGGAGACCAAGGTGAAGCGGAAGAACCTGAACCCACACTGGAATGAGACCTTCCTCTTTGAAG GGTTCCCCTATGAGAAGGTGGTGCAGCGGGTGCTGTACCTCCAGGTGCTGGACTACGACCGCTTCAGCCGTAACGACCCCATCGGGGAGGTGTCCATCCCCCTCAACAAGGTGGACCTCACCCAGATGCAGACCTTCTGGAAGGACCTGAAGCCGTGCAGCGACGGCAGC GGAAGCcgcggggagctgctgctgtcgCTGTGCTACAACCCCTCCGCCAACTCCATCGTGGTGAACATCATCAAAGCACGGAACCTCAAAGCCATGGACATCGGGGGCACGTCAG ACCCCTACGTGAAGGTGTGGCTGATGTACAAGGACAAGCGGGTGGAGAAGAAGAAGACGGTGGTGATGAAGCGGTGCCTGAACCCCGTCTTCAACGAGTCCTTCTCCTTCGACATCCCCACGGAGCGGCTGCGCGAGACGACCATCGTCATCACCGTCATggacaaggacaggctgagccGCAACGATGTCATCGGCAAG ATCTACCTGTCCTGGAAGAGCGGCCCCGGCGAGGTGAAGCACTGGAAGGACATGATCGCCCGGCCCCGGCAGGCGGTGGCACAGTGGCACCAGCTGAAAGcctga
- the SYT7 gene encoding synaptotagmin-7 isoform X4 → MYLDPEAASAGAPSRDVILVSAIITVSLSVTIVLCGICQWCQRRLGKRYKTSLETVGTPDSSRGRSEKKTINDLDRDFWNNNDNTVQQKWSSYPPKEFILNISPYAPYGDPRLSLKLPASGKAVNTAPVPGQTQNDESDRKTEPRSSVSDLVNSLTSEMLMLSPGSEDDEGHDGSSRENLGRIQFSVGYNFQESTLTVKIMKAQELPAKDFSGTSDPFVKIYLLPDKKHKLETKVKRKNLNPHWNETFLFEGFPYEKVVQRVLYLQVLDYDRFSRNDPIGEVSIPLNKVDLTQMQTFWKDLKPCSDGSGSRGELLLSLCYNPSANSIVVNIIKARNLKAMDIGGTSDPYVKVWLMYKDKRVEKKKTVVMKRCLNPVFNESFSFDIPTERLRETTIVITVMDKDRLSRNDVIGKIYLSWKSGPGEVKHWKDMIARPRQAVAQWHQLKA, encoded by the exons GGGCCCCCTCCCGCGATGTCATCCTCGTCTCAGCCATCATCACCGTCAGCCTTAGCGTCACCATCGTCCTGTGTGGCATCTGCCAGTGGTGCCAGCGCAGACTG GGAAAGCGTTACAAGACGTCCCTGGAGACCGTGGGGACCCCAGACTCCAGCCGAGGCCGCAGCGAGAAGAAAACCATCAA CGATCTAGACAGAGACTTTTGGAATAACAATGACAACACAGTGCAGCAGAAATGGAGCTCGTACCCTCCCAAGGAGTTTATACTAAACATTTCACCTTACGCCCCGTATGGTGACCCGCGCCTTTCCCTCAA GTTGCCAGCCAGCGGCAAGGCGGTGAACACCGCACCCGTGCCCGGGCAGACGCAGAATGACGAGTCCGACCGCAAGACGGAGCCGCGCTCCTCTGTCTCCGACCTGGTGAACTCCCTGACCAGCGAGATGCTCATG CTCTCCCCGGGCTCTGAGGACGATGAGGGCCACGATGGCTCCAGCCGGGAGAACCTGGGCCGCATCCAGTTCAGCGTCGGCTACAACTTCCAGGAGTCCACCTTGACTGTCAAGATCATGAAGGCCCAGGAGCTGCCGGCCAAGGACTTCAGCGGCACCAGCGACCCCTTCGTCAAGATCTACCTGCTCCCTGACAAGAAGCACAAGCTGGAGACCAAGGTGAAGCGGAAGAACCTGAACCCACACTGGAATGAGACCTTCCTCTTTGAAG GGTTCCCCTATGAGAAGGTGGTGCAGCGGGTGCTGTACCTCCAGGTGCTGGACTACGACCGCTTCAGCCGTAACGACCCCATCGGGGAGGTGTCCATCCCCCTCAACAAGGTGGACCTCACCCAGATGCAGACCTTCTGGAAGGACCTGAAGCCGTGCAGCGACGGCAGC GGAAGCcgcggggagctgctgctgtcgCTGTGCTACAACCCCTCCGCCAACTCCATCGTGGTGAACATCATCAAAGCACGGAACCTCAAAGCCATGGACATCGGGGGCACGTCAG ACCCCTACGTGAAGGTGTGGCTGATGTACAAGGACAAGCGGGTGGAGAAGAAGAAGACGGTGGTGATGAAGCGGTGCCTGAACCCCGTCTTCAACGAGTCCTTCTCCTTCGACATCCCCACGGAGCGGCTGCGCGAGACGACCATCGTCATCACCGTCATggacaaggacaggctgagccGCAACGATGTCATCGGCAAG ATCTACCTGTCCTGGAAGAGCGGCCCCGGCGAGGTGAAGCACTGGAAGGACATGATCGCCCGGCCCCGGCAGGCGGTGGCACAGTGGCACCAGCTGAAAGcctga
- the SYT7 gene encoding synaptotagmin-7 isoform X1, with the protein MYLDPEAASAGAPSRDVILVSAIITVSLSVTIVLCGICQWCQRRLGKRYKTSLETVGTPDSSRGRSEKKTINDLDRDFWNNNDNTVQQKWSSYPPKEFILNISPYAPYGDPRLSLNGSLLSGAKLTASATAGLAGERDGRPGEKQRGGEDGMRSSISAHSEPSMGKAARGRWHTVQSHLAAGKLSLSNFEDSTLSTATTLEYIPTSAGDPKCQRPRTLMRQQSLQQPLSQHQRGNHSQPTTSQSLGHLQAHSGSSGAGNPRGSRGGQGRQGIAAGSKHRTAGGRSRSNPGSWDHVVGQIRNRGLDMKSFLEGRMVVLSLVLGLSEQDDFANIPDLQPAGTQPNQPNAQGDKRLPASGKAVNTAPVPGQTQNDESDRKTEPRSSVSDLVNSLTSEMLMLSPGSEDDEGHDGSSRENLGRIQFSVGYNFQESTLTVKIMKAQELPAKDFSGTSDPFVKIYLLPDKKHKLETKVKRKNLNPHWNETFLFEGFPYEKVVQRVLYLQVLDYDRFSRNDPIGEVSIPLNKVDLTQMQTFWKDLKPCSDGSGSRGELLLSLCYNPSANSIVVNIIKARNLKAMDIGGTSDPYVKVWLMYKDKRVEKKKTVVMKRCLNPVFNESFSFDIPTERLRETTIVITVMDKDRLSRNDVIGKIYLSWKSGPGEVKHWKDMIARPRQAVAQWHQLKA; encoded by the exons GGGCCCCCTCCCGCGATGTCATCCTCGTCTCAGCCATCATCACCGTCAGCCTTAGCGTCACCATCGTCCTGTGTGGCATCTGCCAGTGGTGCCAGCGCAGACTG GGAAAGCGTTACAAGACGTCCCTGGAGACCGTGGGGACCCCAGACTCCAGCCGAGGCCGCAGCGAGAAGAAAACCATCAA CGATCTAGACAGAGACTTTTGGAATAACAATGACAACACAGTGCAGCAGAAATGGAGCTCGTACCCTCCCAAGGAGTTTATACTAAACATTTCACCTTACGCCCCGTATGGTGACCCGCGCCTTTCCCTCAA TGGCTCTCTGTTATCAGGGGCTAAGCTGACAGCGTCGGCCACCGCGGGGTTGGCGGGGGAGCGCGACGGCCGCCCCGGGGAGAAGCAGCGCGGCGGCGAGGACGGCATGAGGAGCAGCATCTCTGCCCACAGCGAGCCCAGCATGGGGAAGGCGGCGAGGGGCCGCTGGCACACGGTGCAGAGCCACTTGGCTGCAGGGAAGCTCAGCCTGTCCAA TTTCGAGGACTCCACCTTGTCCACAGCCACTACCCTTGAGTATATCCCCACCTCAGCAGGCGACCCCAAATGCCAGAGGCCCCGCACGCTCATGCGCCAGCAAAGtctgcagcagcccctcagcCAGCACCAGCGAGGCAACCACAGCCAGCCCACCACCAGCCAGAGCCTGGGCCACCTCCAGGCCCACAGCGGCTCCTCCGGTGCCGGCAACCCCCGGGGCTCCCGCGGCGGCCAGGGGCGCCAGGGCATCGCCGCCGGCTCCAAGCATCGGACAGCTGGTGGCCGGAGCCGCTCCAACCCCGGCAGCTGGGACCACGTGGTGGGGCAAATCCGCAACCGCGGCTTGGACATGAAGTCCTTCCT GGAAGGCCGGATGGTGGTGTTATCCCTGGTTTTGGGACTCTCAGAGCAAGATGACTTTGCCAATATCCCCGACCTGCAACCTGCTGGGACGCAGCCGAACCAGCCGAACGCTCAGGGGGACAAGAG GTTGCCAGCCAGCGGCAAGGCGGTGAACACCGCACCCGTGCCCGGGCAGACGCAGAATGACGAGTCCGACCGCAAGACGGAGCCGCGCTCCTCTGTCTCCGACCTGGTGAACTCCCTGACCAGCGAGATGCTCATG CTCTCCCCGGGCTCTGAGGACGATGAGGGCCACGATGGCTCCAGCCGGGAGAACCTGGGCCGCATCCAGTTCAGCGTCGGCTACAACTTCCAGGAGTCCACCTTGACTGTCAAGATCATGAAGGCCCAGGAGCTGCCGGCCAAGGACTTCAGCGGCACCAGCGACCCCTTCGTCAAGATCTACCTGCTCCCTGACAAGAAGCACAAGCTGGAGACCAAGGTGAAGCGGAAGAACCTGAACCCACACTGGAATGAGACCTTCCTCTTTGAAG GGTTCCCCTATGAGAAGGTGGTGCAGCGGGTGCTGTACCTCCAGGTGCTGGACTACGACCGCTTCAGCCGTAACGACCCCATCGGGGAGGTGTCCATCCCCCTCAACAAGGTGGACCTCACCCAGATGCAGACCTTCTGGAAGGACCTGAAGCCGTGCAGCGACGGCAGC GGAAGCcgcggggagctgctgctgtcgCTGTGCTACAACCCCTCCGCCAACTCCATCGTGGTGAACATCATCAAAGCACGGAACCTCAAAGCCATGGACATCGGGGGCACGTCAG ACCCCTACGTGAAGGTGTGGCTGATGTACAAGGACAAGCGGGTGGAGAAGAAGAAGACGGTGGTGATGAAGCGGTGCCTGAACCCCGTCTTCAACGAGTCCTTCTCCTTCGACATCCCCACGGAGCGGCTGCGCGAGACGACCATCGTCATCACCGTCATggacaaggacaggctgagccGCAACGATGTCATCGGCAAG ATCTACCTGTCCTGGAAGAGCGGCCCCGGCGAGGTGAAGCACTGGAAGGACATGATCGCCCGGCCCCGGCAGGCGGTGGCACAGTGGCACCAGCTGAAAGcctga
- the SYT7 gene encoding synaptotagmin-7 isoform X2, with translation MYLDPEAASAGAPSRDVILVSAIITVSLSVTIVLCGICQWCQRRLGKRYKTSLETVGTPDSSRGRSEKKTINDLDRDFWNNNDNTVQQKWSSYPPKEFILNISPYAPYGDPRLSLNGSLLSGAKLTASATAGLAGERDGRPGEKQRGGEDGMRSSISAHSEPSMGKAARGRWHTVQSHLAAGKLSLSKLPASGKAVNTAPVPGQTQNDESDRKTEPRSSVSDLVNSLTSEMLMLSPGSEDDEGHDGSSRENLGRIQFSVGYNFQESTLTVKIMKAQELPAKDFSGTSDPFVKIYLLPDKKHKLETKVKRKNLNPHWNETFLFEGFPYEKVVQRVLYLQVLDYDRFSRNDPIGEVSIPLNKVDLTQMQTFWKDLKPCSDGSGSRGELLLSLCYNPSANSIVVNIIKARNLKAMDIGGTSDPYVKVWLMYKDKRVEKKKTVVMKRCLNPVFNESFSFDIPTERLRETTIVITVMDKDRLSRNDVIGKIYLSWKSGPGEVKHWKDMIARPRQAVAQWHQLKA, from the exons GGGCCCCCTCCCGCGATGTCATCCTCGTCTCAGCCATCATCACCGTCAGCCTTAGCGTCACCATCGTCCTGTGTGGCATCTGCCAGTGGTGCCAGCGCAGACTG GGAAAGCGTTACAAGACGTCCCTGGAGACCGTGGGGACCCCAGACTCCAGCCGAGGCCGCAGCGAGAAGAAAACCATCAA CGATCTAGACAGAGACTTTTGGAATAACAATGACAACACAGTGCAGCAGAAATGGAGCTCGTACCCTCCCAAGGAGTTTATACTAAACATTTCACCTTACGCCCCGTATGGTGACCCGCGCCTTTCCCTCAA TGGCTCTCTGTTATCAGGGGCTAAGCTGACAGCGTCGGCCACCGCGGGGTTGGCGGGGGAGCGCGACGGCCGCCCCGGGGAGAAGCAGCGCGGCGGCGAGGACGGCATGAGGAGCAGCATCTCTGCCCACAGCGAGCCCAGCATGGGGAAGGCGGCGAGGGGCCGCTGGCACACGGTGCAGAGCCACTTGGCTGCAGGGAAGCTCAGCCTGTCCAA GTTGCCAGCCAGCGGCAAGGCGGTGAACACCGCACCCGTGCCCGGGCAGACGCAGAATGACGAGTCCGACCGCAAGACGGAGCCGCGCTCCTCTGTCTCCGACCTGGTGAACTCCCTGACCAGCGAGATGCTCATG CTCTCCCCGGGCTCTGAGGACGATGAGGGCCACGATGGCTCCAGCCGGGAGAACCTGGGCCGCATCCAGTTCAGCGTCGGCTACAACTTCCAGGAGTCCACCTTGACTGTCAAGATCATGAAGGCCCAGGAGCTGCCGGCCAAGGACTTCAGCGGCACCAGCGACCCCTTCGTCAAGATCTACCTGCTCCCTGACAAGAAGCACAAGCTGGAGACCAAGGTGAAGCGGAAGAACCTGAACCCACACTGGAATGAGACCTTCCTCTTTGAAG GGTTCCCCTATGAGAAGGTGGTGCAGCGGGTGCTGTACCTCCAGGTGCTGGACTACGACCGCTTCAGCCGTAACGACCCCATCGGGGAGGTGTCCATCCCCCTCAACAAGGTGGACCTCACCCAGATGCAGACCTTCTGGAAGGACCTGAAGCCGTGCAGCGACGGCAGC GGAAGCcgcggggagctgctgctgtcgCTGTGCTACAACCCCTCCGCCAACTCCATCGTGGTGAACATCATCAAAGCACGGAACCTCAAAGCCATGGACATCGGGGGCACGTCAG ACCCCTACGTGAAGGTGTGGCTGATGTACAAGGACAAGCGGGTGGAGAAGAAGAAGACGGTGGTGATGAAGCGGTGCCTGAACCCCGTCTTCAACGAGTCCTTCTCCTTCGACATCCCCACGGAGCGGCTGCGCGAGACGACCATCGTCATCACCGTCATggacaaggacaggctgagccGCAACGATGTCATCGGCAAG ATCTACCTGTCCTGGAAGAGCGGCCCCGGCGAGGTGAAGCACTGGAAGGACATGATCGCCCGGCCCCGGCAGGCGGTGGCACAGTGGCACCAGCTGAAAGcctga